One window of the Candidatus Methylomirabilota bacterium genome contains the following:
- a CDS encoding DUF3467 domain-containing protein gives MTNERTETADSPRTGGAAQTARTGGAQPLTAPTTIRWDDTNLKSSYANVCNVSSTREEVVLVFGINQAWERGQAEVQVQLTDRLILSPFAAKRLAALLSNVVREYESRFGVLSLDTRRGGDSPSSGA, from the coding sequence ATGACGAACGAGCGCACGGAAACAGCTGACTCGCCCCGAACCGGAGGGGCCGCCCAGACGGCGCGGACTGGCGGAGCGCAACCCCTCACCGCTCCTACGACCATCCGGTGGGACGACACGAATCTCAAGAGCTCTTACGCCAACGTCTGCAACGTCTCCAGCACCCGCGAAGAAGTTGTGCTCGTGTTCGGCATCAACCAGGCCTGGGAGCGGGGCCAGGCGGAGGTGCAGGTCCAGCTGACGGACCGCCTCATTCTGAGCCCGTTCGCGGCCAAGCGGCTGGCCGCGCTCCTCAGCAACGTCGTCCGCGAGTACGAATCCCGGTTCGGCGTGCTGAGCCTCGACACCCGCCGCGGCGGGGACTCCCCGTCGTCGGGGGCCTAG